One genomic window of Candidatus Aenigmatarchaeota archaeon includes the following:
- a CDS encoding GDP-mannose 4,6-dehydratase yields the protein MNKPEIWVTGSRGFIGSNFINWVKKHKIKFNEFRGDIRNNNDVFKMKYADLIFNFAGPSSISESVSLPEKYIETNIFGTFNLLELARKYPIKKLILISSVEVYGNSLKVDENSPLIPENPYASSKASADILAITYFKLYKIPVVILRLSNQYGPMQGTNKLIPNLITNALKGKPLKIFGDGEKKKFWLYVDDTLEAIWMAANKKNVEGEIFNIVGKDHLSVLEIAEIIRNMINPKIKIKYISKKSFDSSVQKFDNFKTKIKLGWEPKTPINVGLKKTINWYKSIN from the coding sequence ATGAATAAACCTGAAATATGGGTGACTGGATCAAGAGGATTTATAGGTTCCAATTTCATTAATTGGGTCAAAAAACATAAAATTAAATTTAACGAATTCAGGGGAGATATAAGAAATAATAATGATGTATTTAAGATGAAGTATGCTGATTTAATTTTTAATTTTGCTGGTCCATCGAGTATAAGTGAAAGCGTTTCTTTACCAGAAAAATATATAGAAACCAATATTTTTGGGACATTCAATTTACTTGAATTAGCAAGAAAATATCCCATTAAAAAATTAATATTAATATCTTCGGTTGAGGTATATGGCAATAGTTTGAAGGTTGATGAAAATAGTCCACTAATTCCGGAAAATCCTTATGCCTCAAGTAAGGCTTCAGCAGACATCCTTGCAATAACTTATTTCAAACTATATAAGATACCAGTAGTCATATTGAGACTTTCTAATCAATATGGACCCATGCAGGGAACAAATAAACTTATACCGAATTTAATAACAAATGCTCTTAAAGGAAAACCTCTAAAGATTTTTGGTGATGGGGAGAAAAAGAAGTTTTGGCTTTATGTTGATGATACTTTAGAAGCTATTTGGATGGCAGCTAATAAAAAGAATGTAGAGGGTGAAATTTTCAATATAGTTGGAAAGGACCATTTAAGTGTTTTAGAAATTGCAGAAATTATAAGGAATATGATTAACCCCAAAATAAAAATAAAATATATATCAAAAAAATCATTTGATTCATCTGTTCAAAAGTTTGACAATTTTAAAACAAAAATTAAACTTGGGTGGGAACCAAAAACTCCAATAAATGTTGGTTTAAAAAAGACAATAAATTGGTATAAATCTATAAACTAA
- a CDS encoding glycosyltransferase: MKVSIITPFVVPNRKVLNMLKSCKKQTYKNIEILAVSEKTDLKMDGIKSIYVPHEKDVGKKRNIGAKEAKGEILFFVDCDCVLMPDTVQKLVEIFKEKGTDAVTGKPIAPIKGKILGIVTGWEYEDRFDEMGENFVDVAATTCLGVKRSAFLDIGGFDVYSEKDLAVGEDWDFSVRFRKRGYKIFHTNKVIVIHDHGDETLRHWLKRRIQHSKYRIVHLKKYGKSFDQYSSFRMMVESTIFLSVPIMFRILKKRRDFRVFILPFFAFLRNIAWSIGVISGFIEFRRRSIISSK; this comes from the coding sequence ATGAAAGTTTCAATTATTACACCTTTTGTTGTGCCCAACAGAAAAGTTCTTAATATGCTTAAATCTTGCAAGAAACAAACTTATAAAAATATAGAAATATTGGCCGTAAGTGAGAAGACTGATTTAAAAATGGATGGCATTAAGTCCATTTATGTCCCTCATGAAAAGGATGTTGGAAAAAAAAGAAATATAGGTGCCAAGGAAGCAAAAGGAGAAATCCTATTTTTTGTGGATTGTGATTGTGTACTGATGCCAGACACCGTACAAAAATTAGTCGAAATTTTCAAAGAAAAAGGAACCGATGCTGTGACTGGTAAGCCAATTGCACCAATAAAAGGAAAAATATTGGGTATAGTCACGGGATGGGAATATGAAGATAGATTTGATGAGATGGGTGAGAATTTTGTTGATGTTGCTGCAACCACATGTTTAGGTGTTAAAAGAAGTGCATTTCTAGATATTGGAGGTTTTGATGTTTATAGTGAAAAGGATTTGGCTGTTGGTGAGGATTGGGATTTCTCGGTTAGATTTAGAAAAAGGGGTTATAAAATATTCCATACAAACAAAGTTATTGTTATCCATGATCATGGTGATGAAACTCTTAGGCACTGGTTAAAAAGAAGAATACAACATTCCAAATACAGGATAGTTCATTTGAAAAAATATGGGAAAAGTTTTGACCAATATTCAAGTTTTAGGATGATGGTAGAAAGTACAATTTTCTTATCGGTCCCGATAATGTTTAGAATACTAAAAAAGAGGAGAGACTTTAGGGTGTTTATACTCCCATTCTTTGCATTTTTGAGAAACATTGCATGGAGCATAGGGGTTATCAGTGGATTTATAGAATTTAGAAGAAGAAGTATTATCTCTTCAAAATGA